A DNA window from Hydrogenophaga taeniospiralis contains the following coding sequences:
- the miaA gene encoding tRNA (adenosine(37)-N6)-dimethylallyltransferase MiaA: MSGPPSLVSCIAIAGPTASGKSAASLAIAQRWPVEIISVDSALVYRGMDIGTAKPTPAELAQVPHHLIDIRDPLETYSAADFVADATRLIDGIAARGRTPLLVGGTMLYFKALTQGLDDMPRADAAVRARIEARAHALGWPALHAELARVDPVTAARLFPNDSQRIQRALEVFEISGQPLSALQTGGTAHSSPLPPHALLSLEPLDRAWLHARIAQRFDAMLAAGFLDEVRRLRARGDLHTGLPSMRCVGYRQAWDALDAAGDALDDAGLAELRDRGIFATRQLAKRQLTWLRSMPERQIIACDAPDALARVLQSVQGLLGPPTQA, from the coding sequence ATGAGCGGACCACCATCGCTGGTCAGTTGCATCGCCATCGCCGGCCCAACGGCCAGTGGTAAGAGCGCGGCTTCGCTGGCCATCGCGCAGCGCTGGCCGGTGGAGATCATCAGCGTCGATTCGGCGCTGGTGTACCGCGGCATGGACATCGGCACCGCCAAGCCCACGCCGGCCGAGCTGGCCCAGGTGCCGCACCACCTGATCGACATCCGCGACCCGCTGGAGACCTACAGCGCGGCCGATTTCGTGGCCGATGCCACGCGGCTGATCGACGGCATCGCCGCGCGCGGCCGCACGCCGCTGCTGGTGGGCGGCACCATGCTGTATTTCAAGGCGCTCACGCAGGGCCTGGACGACATGCCCCGCGCCGACGCCGCGGTGCGCGCGCGCATCGAAGCCCGTGCCCACGCACTCGGCTGGCCCGCGCTGCACGCCGAACTGGCGCGGGTGGACCCGGTGACGGCCGCGCGCCTGTTCCCCAACGACTCGCAGCGCATCCAGCGTGCGCTCGAGGTGTTCGAAATCTCCGGCCAGCCCCTGTCGGCGCTGCAGACCGGTGGCACGGCGCACAGCAGCCCGCTGCCCCCCCACGCCCTGCTCTCGCTCGAACCCCTGGACCGCGCCTGGCTGCACGCGCGCATCGCGCAGCGCTTCGACGCCATGCTCGCCGCCGGCTTTCTGGACGAGGTGCGGCGGCTGCGCGCGCGCGGCGACCTGCACACCGGGCTGCCGTCCATGCGCTGCGTGGGCTACCGCCAGGCCTGGGACGCTCTGGACGCGGCGGGTGATGCGCTGGACGACGCCGGCCTCGCCGAACTGCGCGACCGCGGCATCTTCGCCACCCGCCAGCTCGCCAAGCGCCAGCTCACCTGGCTGCGCTCCATGCCCGAGCGCCAGATCATCGCCTGCGATGCGCCCGACGCCCTGGCGCGCGTGTTGCAATCGGTGCAGGGCCTGCTGGGGCCACCCACCCAGGCCTGA
- a CDS encoding multidrug effflux MFS transporter — translation MSPGLIVLVLALLLGLQPITTDLYLPALPALTDGFGASMSQAQLTLTSLLLAFGLSQLVWGPLSDRFGRRPILLLGTSLFVVASIGSTFSPSMEQLIVWRIVQGIAMGAGVMCARAIVRDLYAPVEGARMMSKGLTGLGVIACGSAPLGGLLSEQFGWRVALMALAVFGAITLALLAWRFEETLRQKNPRALEPATLLRTWWQIARHPTFWAFALLATTTYGGLFTFLAASSFVFIKVLGLSKTVYGLLMFTMSLSYIVGTLACRRLLPRFGVRRTVAIAGFFTLTGGTLMGVIGLLGVQSLWAIILPFYLFMLGHGVHQPCGQSGAVSPFPQAAGAASALSGFLMMVAAFFMGGWLGKSLAATGDGAGTVLPLTNGVWFWSVLVATTAWTLVQRHGEEAPPAPLRVFPPQGGDHTSGPAKPVPRCVLEAGQQQPDSTEPSRANP, via the coding sequence ATGTCGCCCGGCCTGATCGTGCTGGTGCTCGCGCTGCTGCTGGGTCTGCAGCCCATCACCACCGATCTGTACCTGCCCGCCCTGCCCGCGTTGACCGACGGCTTTGGCGCCTCGATGTCGCAGGCGCAGCTCACGCTGACCTCGCTGCTGCTCGCTTTCGGTCTGTCGCAACTGGTGTGGGGCCCGCTGTCGGACCGCTTCGGGCGCCGCCCCATCCTGCTGCTGGGCACAAGCCTTTTCGTGGTCGCGTCGATCGGCAGCACGTTTTCGCCGTCGATGGAACAGCTCATCGTCTGGCGCATCGTGCAGGGCATCGCCATGGGCGCGGGGGTCATGTGCGCGCGCGCCATCGTGCGCGACCTGTACGCCCCGGTCGAAGGCGCGCGGATGATGTCCAAGGGGCTGACCGGGCTGGGCGTGATCGCCTGCGGCAGCGCGCCACTGGGCGGCCTGCTGTCCGAGCAGTTCGGCTGGCGCGTGGCCCTGATGGCGCTGGCCGTGTTCGGCGCCATCACGTTGGCCCTGCTGGCGTGGCGCTTCGAGGAAACCCTGCGGCAGAAAAACCCGCGTGCGCTGGAGCCCGCCACCCTGCTGCGCACCTGGTGGCAGATCGCACGCCATCCCACCTTCTGGGCCTTTGCCCTGCTGGCCACCACCACCTACGGCGGGCTGTTCACCTTTCTGGCGGCGTCCTCATTCGTCTTCATCAAGGTGCTGGGCCTGAGCAAGACGGTCTACGGCCTGCTGATGTTCACCATGTCGCTGAGTTACATCGTGGGTACATTGGCCTGCCGCCGCCTGCTGCCGCGTTTCGGCGTGCGCCGCACGGTGGCGATCGCCGGGTTCTTCACGCTCACGGGTGGCACGCTCATGGGCGTGATCGGCCTGCTGGGGGTGCAGAGCCTGTGGGCCATCATCCTGCCGTTCTACCTGTTCATGTTGGGCCACGGCGTGCACCAGCCCTGCGGCCAGAGCGGCGCGGTGAGCCCGTTTCCGCAGGCGGCCGGCGCGGCTTCGGCGCTCAGCGGTTTTCTGATGATGGTGGCCGCCTTTTTCATGGGTGGCTGGCTGGGCAAGAGCCTGGCCGCCACCGGGGATGGTGCGGGCACGGTGCTGCCACTGACCAACGGCGTGTGGTTCTGGAGCGTGCTGGTGGCCACCACGGCTTGGACGCTGGTCCAGCGCCATGGTGAGGAAGCCCCCCCTGCGCCGCTTCGCGTCTTCCCCCCCCAGGGGGGGGACCACACCAGTGGCCCGGCAAAGCCGGTTCCACGGTGTGTGCTGGAAGCTGGCCAACAGCAGCCCGATTCGACTGAACCCTCTCGTGCCAACCCATGA
- a CDS encoding alpha/beta hydrolase, with product MKRFLILLLATVALLTGCATLDQRQRAWIFQPSDLSWSRGTEAAEGMDDVWIHFPSPETGQPVKLHGLWLAHDNFSTRPDAPVLLYLHGARFNVTGSAFRARRMQELGFSVLAIDYRGFGKSSPGLPSETTAYEDARAAWDWLGHHHPDRPRYIFGHSLGGAIAIELAAQVKNEAGTLVEGSFTSIPDVVSTFKWGWLPVGPLITQRFEAVKRVPTIGSPLLVVHGGADRLIQPALGRRLFEAATGRKAFVLVEGGSHHNTNSVGQPQYRAALSELFGLK from the coding sequence ATGAAACGTTTCCTGATCCTCCTGCTGGCCACGGTCGCTCTGCTCACCGGCTGCGCCACGCTCGACCAGCGGCAGCGGGCCTGGATCTTCCAGCCTTCCGACCTCAGCTGGTCGCGCGGCACCGAAGCCGCAGAGGGCATGGACGATGTCTGGATTCACTTCCCGTCACCGGAAACCGGCCAGCCGGTGAAGCTGCACGGCCTGTGGCTGGCGCATGACAACTTCAGCACCCGGCCGGACGCCCCGGTGCTGCTCTACCTGCACGGGGCTCGGTTCAACGTGACCGGCTCGGCCTTCCGGGCGCGCCGCATGCAGGAGCTGGGGTTTTCGGTGCTCGCCATCGACTACCGCGGCTTCGGCAAGAGCTCGCCGGGGTTGCCCTCGGAAACCACGGCCTACGAAGACGCGCGCGCCGCCTGGGACTGGCTGGGCCATCACCACCCGGACCGGCCGCGTTACATCTTCGGCCACTCGCTGGGCGGCGCCATCGCCATCGAGCTCGCGGCCCAGGTGAAAAACGAAGCGGGCACCCTGGTCGAAGGCAGTTTCACCTCGATCCCGGACGTGGTCAGCACCTTCAAGTGGGGCTGGCTGCCGGTGGGGCCGCTCATCACCCAGCGCTTTGAAGCGGTCAAGCGCGTGCCCACCATCGGCTCGCCGCTGCTGGTGGTGCACGGCGGAGCCGACCGGCTGATCCAGCCCGCACTGGGGCGGCGCCTGTTTGAAGCGGCCACCGGTCGCAAGGCCTTCGTGCTGGTGGAGGGCGGCTCGCACCACAACACCAACTCGGTGGGCCAGCCGCAGTACCGGGCGGCGCTGAGCGAGCTGTTCGGCCTGAAATAG
- a CDS encoding HlyD family secretion protein has product MTDSVFTHTLRRKAPVATVSEDGHAIAAGLQPPPDGRRATRLAAVLTVVAGLLACGEAPPAGWSGYVEGDYVHVSSPLGGRLDTLAVRAGDRVRQGDALFALDAQAEQAAQAEAQARLAGSQAQAANTTKGRRSDEVAVTRAQLAQARAQAALAQTAWARQRDLVAKGFVSQASLDAAKAALDQANARVAELQAALRVAALPARSDERDAAQAQAEAARQALRQSDWRLAQKQQPAPADALVAEVFFRVGETVAPGQPVLSLLPPGGVKARFYVPETEVGALATGQWVGLRCDGCGEPIPARIVRIASGPEFTPPVIYSNAQRARLVFLVEAAPRPTDANRLHPGQPLDVTRLAQEPQ; this is encoded by the coding sequence ATGACCGACAGCGTGTTCACCCACACCCTCCGCCGAAAAGCCCCGGTGGCCACCGTGTCCGAGGATGGCCACGCCATCGCCGCAGGGCTACAACCGCCGCCCGATGGACGGCGCGCCACCCGTCTGGCCGCGGTGCTGACCGTGGTCGCTGGGCTGCTGGCCTGCGGCGAGGCACCGCCCGCGGGCTGGTCGGGCTACGTCGAAGGCGACTATGTGCATGTGTCGTCCCCGTTGGGTGGGCGGCTCGACACGCTGGCCGTGCGGGCGGGGGACCGGGTCCGGCAGGGCGACGCCTTGTTCGCGCTCGACGCGCAGGCCGAACAGGCGGCGCAGGCCGAAGCCCAGGCCCGCCTGGCCGGCTCGCAGGCCCAGGCCGCCAACACCACCAAAGGCCGGCGCAGCGACGAGGTGGCGGTCACCCGCGCCCAGCTGGCGCAGGCCCGCGCCCAGGCAGCCTTGGCCCAGACCGCCTGGGCGCGCCAGCGCGATCTGGTGGCCAAGGGTTTTGTGTCGCAGGCCAGTCTGGACGCGGCCAAGGCCGCGCTCGACCAGGCGAACGCCCGGGTCGCCGAGCTGCAGGCCGCCCTGCGCGTGGCGGCCCTGCCGGCGCGCAGCGACGAGCGCGACGCCGCCCAGGCCCAGGCCGAAGCCGCGCGCCAGGCGCTGCGCCAGAGCGACTGGCGGCTGGCGCAGAAGCAGCAGCCCGCACCCGCCGATGCCCTGGTGGCCGAGGTTTTTTTCAGGGTCGGCGAAACCGTGGCGCCGGGGCAGCCGGTGCTGTCGCTGCTGCCGCCGGGCGGTGTGAAGGCCCGGTTCTACGTGCCCGAGACCGAGGTCGGCGCGCTCGCCACCGGCCAGTGGGTGGGCCTGCGCTGCGACGGTTGTGGCGAGCCGATTCCGGCGCGCATCGTCCGCATCGCCAGCGGCCCGGAATTCACGCCGCCGGTGATCTACTCCAACGCCCAGCGCGCCCGGCTGGTGTTTCTGGTGGAAGCGGCGCCTCGCCCGACCGACGCCAACCGCTTGCACCCCGGTCAGCCGCTGGACGTGACCCGGTTGGCGCAGGAGCCCCAGTGA
- a CDS encoding ABC transporter ATP-binding protein produces the protein MNALAIDVRGLTKRYGGRAVVDDVTLQVGQGRICGFLGPNGSGKTTTIRMLCGLLRPDAGEGQCLGLDFRREAAAIKRQVGYMTQKFGLYDDLSIRENLDFVARLFELPTRRAAVDLALERLGLQGRQSQLAGTLSGGWKQRLALAACLIHEPRLLLLDEPTAGVDPKARRDFWDQIHQLAAQGITVLVSTHYMDEAARCHDLVYIAYGKVLARGSEREIVDAAGLSVWALEGAADPALSERLRGLPGVQNVVAFGTTLHVAGRDAALLAQSLGTLQAEGGLVLHETRANLEDVFISLIDQAQDNFGHSQAGRT, from the coding sequence GTGAACGCCCTCGCCATCGACGTGCGTGGCCTGACCAAGCGCTACGGCGGTCGCGCCGTGGTGGACGACGTGACTCTGCAGGTGGGGCAGGGCCGCATCTGCGGTTTCCTCGGGCCCAACGGCAGCGGCAAGACCACCACCATCCGCATGCTCTGCGGCCTGCTGCGCCCCGACGCGGGCGAGGGCCAGTGCCTGGGGCTGGACTTCCGCCGCGAGGCCGCCGCCATCAAGCGCCAGGTGGGCTACATGACGCAGAAGTTCGGCCTCTACGACGACCTCTCGATCCGCGAAAACCTGGACTTCGTGGCCCGTTTGTTCGAGCTGCCCACCCGCCGCGCGGCGGTGGACCTGGCGCTGGAGCGGCTGGGCCTGCAGGGCCGCCAGAGCCAGCTTGCCGGCACGCTCTCGGGCGGCTGGAAACAGCGCCTGGCGCTGGCCGCCTGCCTGATCCACGAACCGCGCCTGCTGCTGCTCGACGAACCCACGGCCGGCGTGGATCCCAAGGCCCGACGCGACTTCTGGGACCAGATCCACCAGCTGGCCGCGCAGGGCATCACGGTGCTGGTGTCCACCCACTACATGGACGAGGCCGCGCGCTGCCACGACCTGGTCTACATCGCCTACGGCAAGGTGCTCGCGCGTGGCAGCGAGCGCGAGATCGTCGACGCGGCGGGCCTGAGCGTCTGGGCACTCGAAGGCGCTGCCGACCCGGCCTTGAGTGAACGCTTGCGCGGATTGCCCGGGGTGCAGAACGTCGTCGCCTTTGGCACCACGTTGCATGTGGCCGGGCGCGACGCCGCGCTGCTGGCGCAGTCGCTCGGGACCCTGCAGGCTGAGGGCGGCTTGGTGTTGCACGAAACACGCGCCAATCTGGAAGACGTGTTCATCAGCCTGATCGACCAGGCGCAGGACAACTTCGGCCACAGCCAGGCGGGGCGCACATGA
- a CDS encoding ABC transporter permease, with amino-acid sequence MKWFSPARTWAVFIKEFQQMLRDRLTFAMAVGVPVMQLVLFGYAINTDPKGLPTAVVAADAGPLARSLVASLQNTGYFKLVHQGTSEAEADALLAAGEVQFMIVIPPDFSRDVVRGERPAVLVSVDATDPSASGNAIAALGEMTNLALRHDLTGPLRSLQKGAAPFELRIHRRYNPEGLSRYNIVPGLIGTILTMTMVMLTSLAMTRERERGTMENLLATPVRPLEVMVGKILPYVVIGYVQLCVILGAAWLLFEVPMVGSFALLMAMIGVFMVANLAVGFTFSTIARNQLQAMQMTFFFFLPSMLLSGFMFPFRGMPVWAQWLGEGLPLTHFLRIVRGIMLKGNQAPQLWADLWPMLLFLAVAGAVALKRYRQTLD; translated from the coding sequence ATGAAATGGTTTTCGCCCGCGCGCACCTGGGCCGTGTTCATCAAGGAGTTCCAGCAGATGCTGCGCGACCGGCTCACCTTCGCCATGGCGGTGGGTGTGCCGGTGATGCAGCTGGTGCTGTTCGGTTACGCCATCAACACCGACCCCAAGGGCCTGCCCACGGCGGTGGTGGCGGCCGACGCCGGTCCGCTGGCGCGCAGCCTGGTGGCCTCGCTGCAGAACACTGGCTATTTCAAGCTGGTGCACCAGGGCACCAGCGAAGCCGAGGCCGATGCCCTGCTGGCGGCGGGCGAGGTGCAGTTCATGATCGTGATTCCCCCGGACTTTTCGCGCGATGTGGTGCGCGGCGAGCGCCCGGCGGTGCTGGTCTCGGTGGACGCCACCGACCCCTCGGCATCGGGCAACGCGATCGCCGCGCTCGGCGAGATGACGAACCTGGCCCTGCGCCACGATCTCACCGGCCCGCTGCGGTCGTTGCAGAAGGGCGCGGCGCCGTTTGAACTGCGAATCCACCGGCGCTACAACCCCGAGGGCCTGTCGCGCTACAACATCGTGCCCGGCCTGATCGGCACCATCCTCACCATGACCATGGTGATGCTGACCAGTCTGGCCATGACGCGCGAACGCGAGCGCGGCACGATGGAAAACCTGCTCGCCACGCCGGTGCGGCCGCTGGAGGTGATGGTGGGCAAGATCCTGCCCTACGTGGTGATCGGCTATGTGCAGCTGTGCGTGATCCTGGGCGCGGCCTGGCTGCTGTTCGAGGTGCCGATGGTGGGCAGTTTCGCGTTGCTCATGGCGATGATCGGCGTCTTCATGGTGGCGAATCTGGCGGTGGGCTTCACGTTTTCGACCATCGCGCGCAACCAGCTGCAGGCGATGCAGATGACCTTCTTTTTCTTTCTGCCCTCGATGCTGCTCTCGGGTTTCATGTTTCCGTTCCGCGGCATGCCGGTCTGGGCGCAATGGCTGGGCGAGGGCCTGCCGCTGACGCACTTCCTGCGCATCGTGCGCGGCATCATGCTCAAGGGTAACCAGGCGCCGCAGCTCTGGGCCGATCTCTGGCCCATGCTGCTGTTTCTGGCGGTGGCCGGCGCCGTGGCGCTCAAACGCTACCGCCAGACCCTGGACTGA
- a CDS encoding GNAT family N-acetyltransferase — MVHLLDNIFWHSLTGPQACWAVGSGGARRYAAGFSPIVGFANPAQPDLDALAPHCGPDEHFYCDGWSGPAPAGWVVEAEATMHKMIWAGETPVRDEAPEARPIGPEHLDQVLALAELTRPGPFGPRTIELGEYFGLFDGERLMAMAGERCQAETLREVSGVCTHPDFQGRGLARRLMLKLIARQLARGETPFLHVMSANTGALGLYQRMGFRTHRESVVRVIALA; from the coding sequence ATGGTGCACCTGCTCGACAACATCTTCTGGCACAGCCTGACCGGCCCGCAGGCCTGCTGGGCCGTCGGCTCGGGCGGCGCGCGCCGATACGCTGCGGGCTTCTCACCCATCGTCGGCTTCGCCAACCCGGCGCAGCCCGATCTGGATGCCCTGGCGCCGCACTGCGGCCCCGACGAACATTTCTACTGCGACGGCTGGTCGGGCCCGGCGCCCGCGGGCTGGGTGGTGGAGGCCGAGGCCACCATGCACAAAATGATCTGGGCCGGCGAAACCCCGGTGCGGGACGAAGCCCCCGAGGCACGGCCCATCGGTCCGGAGCACCTGGACCAGGTGCTGGCCCTGGCCGAGCTCACCCGACCCGGGCCGTTCGGCCCGCGCACCATTGAGCTCGGCGAATACTTCGGCCTGTTCGACGGTGAGCGGCTCATGGCCATGGCCGGGGAACGTTGTCAGGCCGAAACGCTGCGCGAGGTCAGTGGTGTCTGCACCCACCCGGACTTTCAGGGCCGCGGACTGGCGCGGCGGCTGATGCTCAAACTGATCGCGCGCCAGCTCGCACGCGGAGAAACCCCGTTCCTGCACGTGATGAGCGCCAACACCGGCGCCCTGGGCCTGTACCAGCGCATGGGTTTTCGCACCCACCGCGAATCGGTGGTGCGCGTCATTGCGCTGGCCTGA
- the mutL gene encoding DNA mismatch repair endonuclease MutL, whose amino-acid sequence MNAALPPSTRRPILELPDELVSQIAAGEVVERPASVVRELVDNALDAGATQITVRLQAGGVRLISVEDNGWGIHRTELPTALKRHATSKIASLSDLESVGTMGFRGEALAAICSIAEVSVLTRVDSGDEPHGWLLDGRSGELQPTARNPGTTVEVRELFFATPARRKFLKTDATELAHCIEAVRRHALARPEVGFAIWHDGKLVAQWRAVVADLAGGGMLDALRQRLADVLGEDFIQQAVAVNWPADAVPGETALADGVQRLRVWGFAGVPDAARSRSDWQYAYVNGRFVRDKVIGHAARSAYEDVLHGHRQPVYALCVSLDPTRVDVNVHPTKIEVRFRDSREVHQAVRHAVEAALAAPRSAAAVAAQTTLMPGETPSDAASTMPPGAAWSAPERLPSTWGTAQNALPFQRYTPPDTIGQRVSDLGALWGGASEGATTASARTEGWATSPDATLANTASVRAEAGVALATARPLPEGDWPLGRAIAQLQGVYILAENAQGLVVVDMHAAHERIVYERLKQQMDNEQLASQPLLIPATFAATPEEVATAEDSGVVLAMLGLEVVPFSPKTLAVRAVPTTLAQGDPVELARSVLAELSQHDASTVVQRARNQLLATMACHGAVRANRRLTIDEMNALLRQMEVTERSDQCNHGRPTWRQVGMKELDALFLRGR is encoded by the coding sequence GTGAACGCCGCCCTCCCCCCCTCCACCCGCCGCCCGATCCTCGAACTGCCCGACGAACTGGTCAGCCAGATCGCGGCCGGCGAGGTGGTCGAACGCCCCGCCTCGGTGGTGCGCGAGCTGGTGGACAACGCGCTGGACGCGGGCGCCACCCAGATCACCGTGCGCCTGCAGGCCGGCGGCGTGCGGCTCATCAGCGTGGAAGACAACGGCTGGGGCATCCACCGCACCGAGCTGCCCACCGCGCTCAAGCGCCACGCCACCAGCAAGATCGCCAGCCTCTCCGACCTGGAATCCGTGGGCACCATGGGTTTCCGCGGCGAGGCGCTGGCCGCCATCTGCTCCATCGCCGAAGTCTCGGTGCTCACGCGCGTGGACAGCGGAGACGAACCGCACGGCTGGCTGCTCGATGGCCGCAGCGGCGAGCTGCAACCCACCGCGCGCAACCCCGGTACCACGGTGGAGGTGCGCGAACTCTTTTTCGCCACGCCGGCGCGGCGCAAGTTCCTGAAGACCGACGCCACCGAACTGGCCCACTGCATCGAGGCGGTGCGCCGCCACGCGCTGGCGCGGCCCGAGGTGGGTTTTGCGATCTGGCACGACGGCAAGCTGGTGGCGCAGTGGCGCGCTGTGGTGGCCGACCTTGCCGGTGGCGGCATGCTGGACGCGTTGCGCCAGCGCCTGGCCGACGTGCTGGGCGAAGACTTCATTCAACAGGCGGTGGCGGTCAACTGGCCGGCCGACGCCGTGCCCGGCGAAACGGCCCTGGCCGATGGCGTGCAGCGCCTTCGCGTCTGGGGCTTTGCCGGCGTGCCCGACGCGGCGCGCTCGCGCAGCGACTGGCAATACGCCTACGTGAACGGCCGTTTCGTGCGCGACAAGGTGATCGGCCACGCCGCGCGCAGCGCCTACGAAGACGTGCTGCACGGCCACCGCCAGCCGGTCTACGCTCTCTGCGTGAGCCTGGACCCGACGCGGGTGGACGTGAACGTGCACCCAACCAAGATCGAGGTGCGCTTCCGCGACAGCCGCGAGGTGCACCAGGCCGTGCGCCACGCGGTGGAGGCCGCGCTGGCCGCGCCGCGTTCGGCCGCGGCTGTGGCGGCGCAAACCACGCTCATGCCCGGCGAGACACCTTCCGATGCGGCTTCGACGATGCCGCCCGGTGCGGCCTGGAGCGCGCCCGAGCGCCTGCCATCCACCTGGGGCACGGCGCAGAACGCCTTGCCGTTCCAGCGCTACACACCGCCCGACACCATCGGCCAGCGGGTGAGCGATCTCGGGGCTTTGTGGGGCGGTGCTTCCGAAGGGGCAACGACCGCCTCGGCCCGAACGGAGGGATGGGCGACCTCCCCGGATGCCACGCTGGCCAACACGGCTTCCGTTCGGGCCGAGGCGGGCGTTGCCCTCGCGACAGCCCGCCCCCTGCCCGAAGGCGACTGGCCGCTGGGCCGCGCCATCGCGCAGCTGCAGGGCGTCTACATCCTGGCCGAAAACGCGCAAGGCCTGGTGGTGGTGGACATGCACGCCGCGCACGAGCGCATCGTCTACGAACGCCTCAAGCAGCAGATGGACAACGAGCAACTGGCCAGCCAGCCACTGCTGATCCCGGCCACCTTCGCCGCCACGCCCGAAGAAGTGGCCACCGCCGAAGACAGCGGCGTGGTGCTGGCCATGCTGGGGCTGGAAGTGGTGCCGTTTTCGCCAAAGACGCTCGCGGTGCGCGCCGTGCCCACCACGCTGGCCCAGGGCGACCCGGTGGAGCTCGCGCGCAGCGTGCTCGCCGAGCTGAGCCAGCACGACGCCTCCACCGTGGTGCAACGCGCGCGCAATCAGCTGCTGGCCACCATGGCCTGCCACGGCGCGGTGCGCGCCAACCGCCGCCTGACCATCGACGAAATGAACGCGCTCCTGCGCCAGATGGAAGTCACCGAGCGCTCCGACCAGTGCAACCACGGCCGCCCGACCTGGCGCCAGGTCGGCATGAAAGAGTTGGACGCGTTGTTCCTGCGCGGACGCTGA
- a CDS encoding DedA family protein gives MELVTFLIDFILHVDQHLQAFVQAYGAWVYALLFLIIFVETGLVVMPFLPGDSLLFIVGALCGAGLIDYPLAAGLMLAAAILGDQTNYSIGRYFGPKVFQWENSRFFNKNAFNQAHAFYERYGGVTIILARFMPFIRTFAPFVAGVAEMTRSKFTAYNVVGGSIWVIGLTAAGYFFGNLAWVQANLSKIIWALIFVPGLIAIFGGWRAARAEKAEV, from the coding sequence ATGGAACTTGTCACGTTCTTGATCGACTTCATCCTGCACGTGGACCAGCACCTGCAGGCCTTCGTGCAAGCCTACGGCGCCTGGGTCTACGCGCTGCTGTTTCTCATCATCTTCGTGGAGACGGGGTTGGTGGTCATGCCCTTTCTGCCGGGCGACTCGCTGCTGTTCATCGTGGGCGCGCTCTGCGGCGCGGGCCTGATCGACTACCCGCTGGCCGCCGGCCTGATGCTGGCGGCGGCCATCCTGGGCGACCAGACCAACTACAGCATCGGGCGCTACTTTGGCCCGAAGGTGTTCCAGTGGGAGAACTCGCGCTTCTTCAACAAGAATGCCTTCAACCAGGCACACGCGTTCTACGAGCGCTACGGCGGCGTGACCATCATCCTGGCGCGCTTCATGCCCTTCATCCGCACCTTCGCCCCCTTCGTGGCGGGCGTGGCCGAGATGACGCGCAGCAAGTTCACCGCCTACAACGTGGTCGGCGGCTCAATCTGGGTGATCGGCCTGACCGCCGCCGGTTACTTCTTCGGCAACCTGGCCTGGGTGCAGGCCAACCTGTCCAAGATCATCTGGGCGCTGATCTTCGTGCCGGGGCTGATCGCGATCTTTGGTGGCTGGCGTGCGGCCCGGGCTGAAAAGGCAGAGGTATAG